From one Lentisphaera araneosa HTCC2155 genomic stretch:
- a CDS encoding IS3 family transposase: protein MSTKNPKKEVDQKLIVELIKEQRCIQSELGIRKLKCLLADDFKENSIKVGRDRLFDIAREERLLIKRKRKYCRTTDSRHRFKIYKNLIKNINLTSPNQVWVCDITYIRVANSFVYLALITDAYSRKIIAYNVGENLEAVGCIKALKMALKDLPKGSRPIHHSDRGSQYCCHDYIEILTNRNLPVSMTEENHCYENSKAERVNGILKYEYHLRETFKNFKDAKKAIKQAIYLYNNCRPHTALEYS, encoded by the coding sequence ATTTCTACGAAGAACCCTAAAAAAGAAGTTGATCAAAAGCTTATAGTTGAACTGATCAAAGAACAACGCTGCATCCAATCAGAACTTGGAATTCGAAAGTTAAAGTGCCTATTAGCAGATGACTTCAAAGAGAATTCTATAAAAGTAGGACGAGATCGCTTGTTCGATATAGCTCGTGAAGAACGACTATTAATCAAAAGGAAGAGGAAGTACTGTCGCACAACCGATTCTAGACATCGTTTTAAAATTTATAAAAACCTCATCAAAAATATAAATTTAACTTCCCCTAATCAGGTTTGGGTATGTGATATTACGTATATCAGAGTAGCTAATAGTTTTGTTTATTTAGCCTTGATTACGGATGCATATTCTAGAAAAATCATTGCGTATAATGTTGGAGAGAACTTAGAGGCTGTAGGATGTATCAAGGCTTTGAAAATGGCTTTAAAAGACCTGCCTAAAGGTTCTCGTCCCATCCACCACTCTGACAGAGGCTCTCAGTACTGCTGTCACGATTACATTGAAATCTTGACGAATAGAAATCTTCCTGTCAGTATGACTGAAGAAAACCATTGCTATGAAAATTCAAAAGCTGAAAGAGTCAACGGAATACTGAAGTATGAATATCATTTACGCGAAACATTTAAGAACTTTAAAGATGCTAAAAAAGCAATTAAGCAGGCTATTTACTTATACAATAATTGTCGCCCTCATACAGCTTTGGAATATTCA